A DNA window from Anas acuta chromosome 4, bAnaAcu1.1, whole genome shotgun sequence contains the following coding sequences:
- the SH3BP2 gene encoding SH3 domain-binding protein 2 isoform X2, with translation MPERGHKLLMALSSQRKQSFGDSGSRKAMCRSGMVTRTMASEEQVWPVPMKAIGAQNLLTMPGGVTKSGYLHKKGGTQLQILKWPLRFVIIHEGCIYYFKSSTSASPQGAFSLNGYNRVMRAAEETTSSNVFPFKLVHISKKHRTWFFSASSEDERKNWMLSLRREIDHYHDKKETITEFSDSGSDADSFYGSVERPIDIKYSHHSADNEDYDQEEEEESYLQPDTSDIVKDDIMVLPPAYPPPPVPHVRKAAYSESRSQSFAGKSAGPAPPPPPKRSLPDIKPEDFFSVREPRAECNLKIQSSNWRPSEQPPPVPPLPLFKKPACSKESCSLPPEPLPLSHVLNTPEGCEKLKTLNLSPRTPPPVPSSKPKLSQLTERTAESKVPKEHSKPGLFVPPVLPKPPVPGHQHPGFKPRPEKPSGPQLQSPPDGQSFRSFSFEKPAVPSKPNQASDDSDGDYEKVGLPTSVFLNTSESFEVERTFKATSPRGQPQNGLYCIRNSSTKAGKVLVVWDQSAEKVRNYRIFEKESKFYLDADIMFLNMGSLVEYYSTHVLPSHDSLILRCPYGYSKPR, from the exons ATGCCTGAGAGGGGTCATAAGCTGCTAATGGCGCTGTCGTCGCAAAGGAAACAATCGTTTGGGGACAGTGGCAGCAGAAAAGCTATGTGTCGGTCAGGCATGGTCACAAG AACGATGGCCTCAGAAGAACAGGTCTGGCCAGTGCCAATGAAGGCAATTGGAGCACAAAACCTTTTGACGATGCCTGGAGGAGTGACCAAATCAGGATATCTTCATAAAAAAGGAGGCACCCAGCTGCAGATCTTGAAAT GGCCACTGAGATTCGTGATTATCCACGAGGGATGTATTTACTACTTTAAGAGCAGCACATCTGCATCTCCACAGGGTGCATTTTCTTTGAATGGTTACAACAG GGTTATGCGGGCAGCTGAGGAGACAACATCAAGCAACGTGTTTCCTTTCAAGTTAGTTCACATTAGCAAGAAGCACAGGACGtggtttttttctgcttcatctgAAGATGAAAGAAAG AATTGGATGCTATCCCTGAGGAGGGAAATTGATCACTACCATGATAAGAAAGAAACAATAACAGAATTCAG tgaCTCTGGTTCTGATGCAGACAGTTTCTACGGCTCAGTAGAACGTCCCATTGATATCAAGTATTCTCACCACTCAGCAGATAATGAAG ATTATgaccaggaggaagaggaagagtcTTACTTGCAACCAGATACTTCTGACATAGTGAAAGATG ATATCATGGTCCTGCCCCCAGCCTACCCACCTCCACCAGTTCCTCATGTCAGAAAAGCTGCCTACTCTGAATCAAGATCACAATCGTTTGCCGGCAAATCTGCTGGACCAGCACCGCCACCACCTCCTAAAAGAAGCCTACCTGACATCAAACCAGAGGATTTCTTCAGTGTGAGAGAACCCCGAGCTGAATGTAATCTAAAGATTCAATCCTCAAACTGGAGACCAAGTGAACAGCCACCCCCTGTGCCCCCTTTACCTCTTTTCAAAAAGCCTGCGTGTAGCAAAGAATCTTGCTCGCTGCCTCCAGAACCTCTGCCTCTATCGCACGTTCTCAACACTCCAGAAGGATGCGAGAAGCTAAAAACTCTAAACCTTTCACCACGAACTCCTCCTCCAGTGCCAAGCAGTAAACCCAAGTTGTCCCAGTTAACTGAAAGAACAGCAGAGAGCAAGGTGCCAAAAGAACACAGTAAACCTGGACTGTTTGTGCCACCAGTGCTTCCAAAGCCACCTGTGCCAGGCCACCAGCATCCCGGATTCAAACCGAGGCCAGAGAAGCCTTCAGGCCCCCAGTTACA ATCACCACCAGATGGGCAGAGTTTTAGAAGCTTCTCATTTGAAAAGCCAGCAGTGCCCTCCAAGCCAAACCAAGCGAGTGATGATTCTGACGGCGACTACGAAAAA GTTGGGCTGCCtacttcagtatttcttaaTACCTCTGAATCCTTCGAAGTTGAAAG GACATTCAAAGCTACTAGCCCAAGGGGACAGCCACAAAATGGATTATACTGCATTAGGAACTCATCTACAAAGGCTGGAAAG gtATTGGTTGTATGGGATCAATCAGCAGAAAAAGTGAGAAACTACAGAATATTTGAAAAG GAAAGCAAGTTTTACCTGGATGCAGACATCATGTTTCTGAACATGGGGAGTCTGGTTGAATACTACAGCACTCACGTCTTACCTAGTCATGACAGCCTGATTCTTCGGTGTCCTTACGGTTACTCTAAACCAAGGTGA
- the SH3BP2 gene encoding SH3 domain-binding protein 2 isoform X1: MPERGHKLLMALSSQRKQSFGDSGSRKAMCRSGMVTRTMASEEQVWPVPMKAIGAQNLLTMPGGVTKSGYLHKKGGTQLQILKWPLRFVIIHEGCIYYFKSSTSASPQGAFSLNGYNRVMRAAEETTSSNVFPFKLVHISKKHRTWFFSASSEDERKNWMLSLRREIDHYHDKKETITEFSDSGSDADSFYGSVERPIDIKYSHHSADNEDYDQEEEEESYLQPDTSDIVKDDIMVLPPAYPPPPVPHVRKAAYSESRSQSFAGKSAGPAPPPPPKRSLPDIKPEDFFSVREPRAECNLKIQSSNWRPSEQPPPVPPLPLFKKPACSKESCSLPPEPLPLSHVLNTPEGCEKLKTLNLSPRTPPPVPSSKPKLSQLTERTAESKVPKEHSKPGLFVPPVLPKPPVPGHQHPGFKPRPEKPSGPQLQRSPPDGQSFRSFSFEKPAVPSKPNQASDDSDGDYEKVGLPTSVFLNTSESFEVERTFKATSPRGQPQNGLYCIRNSSTKAGKVLVVWDQSAEKVRNYRIFEKESKFYLDADIMFLNMGSLVEYYSTHVLPSHDSLILRCPYGYSKPR; the protein is encoded by the exons ATGCCTGAGAGGGGTCATAAGCTGCTAATGGCGCTGTCGTCGCAAAGGAAACAATCGTTTGGGGACAGTGGCAGCAGAAAAGCTATGTGTCGGTCAGGCATGGTCACAAG AACGATGGCCTCAGAAGAACAGGTCTGGCCAGTGCCAATGAAGGCAATTGGAGCACAAAACCTTTTGACGATGCCTGGAGGAGTGACCAAATCAGGATATCTTCATAAAAAAGGAGGCACCCAGCTGCAGATCTTGAAAT GGCCACTGAGATTCGTGATTATCCACGAGGGATGTATTTACTACTTTAAGAGCAGCACATCTGCATCTCCACAGGGTGCATTTTCTTTGAATGGTTACAACAG GGTTATGCGGGCAGCTGAGGAGACAACATCAAGCAACGTGTTTCCTTTCAAGTTAGTTCACATTAGCAAGAAGCACAGGACGtggtttttttctgcttcatctgAAGATGAAAGAAAG AATTGGATGCTATCCCTGAGGAGGGAAATTGATCACTACCATGATAAGAAAGAAACAATAACAGAATTCAG tgaCTCTGGTTCTGATGCAGACAGTTTCTACGGCTCAGTAGAACGTCCCATTGATATCAAGTATTCTCACCACTCAGCAGATAATGAAG ATTATgaccaggaggaagaggaagagtcTTACTTGCAACCAGATACTTCTGACATAGTGAAAGATG ATATCATGGTCCTGCCCCCAGCCTACCCACCTCCACCAGTTCCTCATGTCAGAAAAGCTGCCTACTCTGAATCAAGATCACAATCGTTTGCCGGCAAATCTGCTGGACCAGCACCGCCACCACCTCCTAAAAGAAGCCTACCTGACATCAAACCAGAGGATTTCTTCAGTGTGAGAGAACCCCGAGCTGAATGTAATCTAAAGATTCAATCCTCAAACTGGAGACCAAGTGAACAGCCACCCCCTGTGCCCCCTTTACCTCTTTTCAAAAAGCCTGCGTGTAGCAAAGAATCTTGCTCGCTGCCTCCAGAACCTCTGCCTCTATCGCACGTTCTCAACACTCCAGAAGGATGCGAGAAGCTAAAAACTCTAAACCTTTCACCACGAACTCCTCCTCCAGTGCCAAGCAGTAAACCCAAGTTGTCCCAGTTAACTGAAAGAACAGCAGAGAGCAAGGTGCCAAAAGAACACAGTAAACCTGGACTGTTTGTGCCACCAGTGCTTCCAAAGCCACCTGTGCCAGGCCACCAGCATCCCGGATTCAAACCGAGGCCAGAGAAGCCTTCAGGCCCCCAGTTACA GAGATCACCACCAGATGGGCAGAGTTTTAGAAGCTTCTCATTTGAAAAGCCAGCAGTGCCCTCCAAGCCAAACCAAGCGAGTGATGATTCTGACGGCGACTACGAAAAA GTTGGGCTGCCtacttcagtatttcttaaTACCTCTGAATCCTTCGAAGTTGAAAG GACATTCAAAGCTACTAGCCCAAGGGGACAGCCACAAAATGGATTATACTGCATTAGGAACTCATCTACAAAGGCTGGAAAG gtATTGGTTGTATGGGATCAATCAGCAGAAAAAGTGAGAAACTACAGAATATTTGAAAAG GAAAGCAAGTTTTACCTGGATGCAGACATCATGTTTCTGAACATGGGGAGTCTGGTTGAATACTACAGCACTCACGTCTTACCTAGTCATGACAGCCTGATTCTTCGGTGTCCTTACGGTTACTCTAAACCAAGGTGA
- the SH3BP2 gene encoding SH3 domain-binding protein 2 isoform X3 has product MASEEQVWPVPMKAIGAQNLLTMPGGVTKSGYLHKKGGTQLQILKWPLRFVIIHEGCIYYFKSSTSASPQGAFSLNGYNRVMRAAEETTSSNVFPFKLVHISKKHRTWFFSASSEDERKNWMLSLRREIDHYHDKKETITEFSDSGSDADSFYGSVERPIDIKYSHHSADNEDYDQEEEEESYLQPDTSDIVKDDIMVLPPAYPPPPVPHVRKAAYSESRSQSFAGKSAGPAPPPPPKRSLPDIKPEDFFSVREPRAECNLKIQSSNWRPSEQPPPVPPLPLFKKPACSKESCSLPPEPLPLSHVLNTPEGCEKLKTLNLSPRTPPPVPSSKPKLSQLTERTAESKVPKEHSKPGLFVPPVLPKPPVPGHQHPGFKPRPEKPSGPQLQRSPPDGQSFRSFSFEKPAVPSKPNQASDDSDGDYEKVGLPTSVFLNTSESFEVERTFKATSPRGQPQNGLYCIRNSSTKAGKVLVVWDQSAEKVRNYRIFEKESKFYLDADIMFLNMGSLVEYYSTHVLPSHDSLILRCPYGYSKPR; this is encoded by the exons ATGGCCTCAGAAGAACAGGTCTGGCCAGTGCCAATGAAGGCAATTGGAGCACAAAACCTTTTGACGATGCCTGGAGGAGTGACCAAATCAGGATATCTTCATAAAAAAGGAGGCACCCAGCTGCAGATCTTGAAAT GGCCACTGAGATTCGTGATTATCCACGAGGGATGTATTTACTACTTTAAGAGCAGCACATCTGCATCTCCACAGGGTGCATTTTCTTTGAATGGTTACAACAG GGTTATGCGGGCAGCTGAGGAGACAACATCAAGCAACGTGTTTCCTTTCAAGTTAGTTCACATTAGCAAGAAGCACAGGACGtggtttttttctgcttcatctgAAGATGAAAGAAAG AATTGGATGCTATCCCTGAGGAGGGAAATTGATCACTACCATGATAAGAAAGAAACAATAACAGAATTCAG tgaCTCTGGTTCTGATGCAGACAGTTTCTACGGCTCAGTAGAACGTCCCATTGATATCAAGTATTCTCACCACTCAGCAGATAATGAAG ATTATgaccaggaggaagaggaagagtcTTACTTGCAACCAGATACTTCTGACATAGTGAAAGATG ATATCATGGTCCTGCCCCCAGCCTACCCACCTCCACCAGTTCCTCATGTCAGAAAAGCTGCCTACTCTGAATCAAGATCACAATCGTTTGCCGGCAAATCTGCTGGACCAGCACCGCCACCACCTCCTAAAAGAAGCCTACCTGACATCAAACCAGAGGATTTCTTCAGTGTGAGAGAACCCCGAGCTGAATGTAATCTAAAGATTCAATCCTCAAACTGGAGACCAAGTGAACAGCCACCCCCTGTGCCCCCTTTACCTCTTTTCAAAAAGCCTGCGTGTAGCAAAGAATCTTGCTCGCTGCCTCCAGAACCTCTGCCTCTATCGCACGTTCTCAACACTCCAGAAGGATGCGAGAAGCTAAAAACTCTAAACCTTTCACCACGAACTCCTCCTCCAGTGCCAAGCAGTAAACCCAAGTTGTCCCAGTTAACTGAAAGAACAGCAGAGAGCAAGGTGCCAAAAGAACACAGTAAACCTGGACTGTTTGTGCCACCAGTGCTTCCAAAGCCACCTGTGCCAGGCCACCAGCATCCCGGATTCAAACCGAGGCCAGAGAAGCCTTCAGGCCCCCAGTTACA GAGATCACCACCAGATGGGCAGAGTTTTAGAAGCTTCTCATTTGAAAAGCCAGCAGTGCCCTCCAAGCCAAACCAAGCGAGTGATGATTCTGACGGCGACTACGAAAAA GTTGGGCTGCCtacttcagtatttcttaaTACCTCTGAATCCTTCGAAGTTGAAAG GACATTCAAAGCTACTAGCCCAAGGGGACAGCCACAAAATGGATTATACTGCATTAGGAACTCATCTACAAAGGCTGGAAAG gtATTGGTTGTATGGGATCAATCAGCAGAAAAAGTGAGAAACTACAGAATATTTGAAAAG GAAAGCAAGTTTTACCTGGATGCAGACATCATGTTTCTGAACATGGGGAGTCTGGTTGAATACTACAGCACTCACGTCTTACCTAGTCATGACAGCCTGATTCTTCGGTGTCCTTACGGTTACTCTAAACCAAGGTGA